AGCCGAATGCAACGGATCTTTTAGTAGCGGACCAGTATCCCGGGTTCCGAGAATACTTTAACGGCCATTCGAAAAATATGAGCGAAAAGATCTGTTATATGGGCCGTGTTTATTATGTTGATTACCTGGTCTTCTACGTCTCAGCAGTCCAGCGCGACTGGAATAAAGAGATATGGGACCTGTATAAGGATAAGGAGCCTGAGAAGGTCATAATGATAAACGGCATAGAATATTGCTGGATATATAAAGCATGATAATATCCGGTATTATGCGAGAGAAATAATCGATCATCTATTATGTTTTTGAGACACGAAAAGTTAATGTCAAATGAAATAGATAGCCTTGCTATCCAAAAAAATTACATTAAACCATTAGATGCATTAAAATAAATGAACGGAATGGCCCATAACAGAAGGGAACTATAAATGACGGACAACCCATATATATCGGTAATAATACCTGTTTACAATGAAGAAGACAATATTACCGAGCTTTATGGGCAGTTAAGCTCAGTATTATACTCATTGAATCAACCGTTTGAAGTGCTTTTTATCGATGACGGTTCAAGGGATAACACTTACAATAAACTAAAAGAGATCAAGGATGATAATGTCAGGATCATCAGGTTTCAGCGTAATTTTGGAAAAGCTGCAGCCCTGTCATGTGGATTTAAGTATGCTCGGAGTAACATAGTAATAACGATGGACGGGGACCTGCAGGATGACCCAAAAGAGATCGCGAAATTTTTGGAAGGATTAAAAGAATTTGATATGGTATCCGGATGGAAATATAGGAGAAAAGACCCGTTCACAAAAACGATACCATCAAAGATCTTTAATATTTTGACAAGGGTCCTGACGAATGTCAACATTCACGATTTTAATTGTGGATTTAAAGCCTACAGGGGATATGTTGTAAAAGATATTAAACTGTATGGCGAACTTCATCGATATATCCCGGCGATAGCCCAATGGAAAGGCTATACGGTTGGTGAGATAAAAGTAGAACATCATCCAAGAGTGCACGGAAAATCTAAATATGGTGCAAACAGGCTATTAAAAGGATTTTTGGACCTGATTACCGTAAAATTCCTGATAACATATATACAAAGACCATTGCACCTTTTCGGGAGTATTGGCGTATTACTGAGCGGGTCCGGGTTTCTTGTCGGATGTTACTTAATATATTTGTGGTTCAACGAAGTAAAAATAGGGGACAGACCATTATTGAACTTATCGGTTTTACTGATAATCACCGGCATACAATTGATTGCTATGGGATTGATAGGTGAACTATTCGTAAACTCAAAGGATAACAATAACTGGATCATTAAAAAGGAATGATGATGAAGCGAAAAAGTCTTCTGGCCATATTGGTGACATTATTTTTTATTATCTTCCTTTTAGTAAGGCTGGATATAAACACGATCATTAATACAGTTTTGAAGATGGATTTTAAGCTTTTATTGCTCACGATACCATTTATAATATTGTTATATATTATAAAGACGAAAAAATGGCTAATATTATTAGACAGTATTGACATCAAGATAGGCTTCCTGGAAGCTTTTAAAATATATCTAATAGGTACGTTCTATGGGGTTATCACGCCGGCAAAGGTCGGGGAGTTCACGCGGTCGTTCTATCTCCAACAAAAGAAATCGCAGACCATACCAACAATATTAGTTGACAGAATAACGGATATTGTGACACTATTACTGTTAAGTATAGTCCTGATACTGGCCTTATTTAATAACAATGAGCTAATAAATCTGATCATTCTGATGATAGTCCTTTTCATCAGTGCTATCTTTATTGTAACGAATAAGAGGATTGTAACAATGATCTTTAAATTATTCAAGATCAACGACGACCATAAAGAAAATTATTTCGTTACGTTTAACAGGATAATAAAAAATAAAAAAGCGCTATATTACGTTTTGTTGTTAACGTTTTGTTACTACATGGTCAATATGTTTATATTCTGGCTGATCATTAAATCATTGAACCCTGCCCTAAATGAGATGCTTGCACTGTCTCTTCCGATAATTATTATCATGGGGAATATTCCTATCACTGTATCGGGATTAGGTATAAGGGAATTTGTAAGCGTGTTGATCTTTTCGTTACTTAATGAAGAGCCGGCTTATGGCTTTTCTGCATCTTTGATATTATATGTTATTACTTGCCTGATACCAGGTCTTGGGGGGTCAGTTTTCACAATAAGGAAAAGGAAGAATGAGAATGAATCTAAATAGAGGAAATTATAAAAAATATATGAGCAACAATCCACTTGTGTCCATGGTTATTTCAAAATTCTTAAATGAAATAAAAACTACGTTAGAAACATTGAATGTAAATAATGCATTAGACGTAGGATGTGGAGAAGGATTTGTAACACAATATTTAAATCTAAAAAATTCTACGGGTATTGATATTTCTAATAATGCATTGATATTTGCTCGTAAAATTAATAAAAATACAAATTTTTGTAGGTCAAGTATTTATAAATTACCTTTCAAAGATGAAAGTTTTGATTTGATTATGGCTTTAGAAGTACTTGAACACTTAGAAGACCCAGACTCCGCGCTATGTGAAATAAAAAGAATATCTCGAAAATATTGTTTATTAAGCGTACCAAATGAACCCTATTTTAGAATAATGAATTTGTTTAGAGGAAAAAATATTATTAGGTTAGGGAATGATAAAGAACACATTCAAGGATGGACATCAAAAAAATTTTTAAAAATGTTAGAGAGACATTTTGAGATTATTATATTAAAAAGGCCCTTTCCTTGGACACTAGTTTTATGTAAAAAGAGGGAATATTAGGGAGATAAAATGAAGATTAATATCAAAAAATTTGATTCCCATACATATGAAGTAATATTAGTGTTAGCATTATTTTTAATACCATTTATATTAAGAATTATATTTATATCACATTATTTAGATGATTGGGATAGTATTCAATTTGCATTAGGGATCCATGATTTTAATATTAAAGAACATCAACCACATCCACCAGGTTATCCAGCTTATATATTTTTAGCCCAATTATTTTATATAATTTTTCAAAATGATACACTAACATTAACATTAATGAGTGCATTATTTGGCTCAATATCAGTTGTTTTTACATATTTATTAGCGAAAGAATTTTTTGGATATGAAATAGGAATATTATCAGCTGCTATATTATCATGTACACCAGCCCATTTTATTTTCAGTGTAGTTGCTATGAATGATATTGTATCAATGAGTTTATTGATAGTATCAATTTATTTGTTATATATAGGTTTAAATCGAGAGAAATTTCTTTTATTAGGTTCTTATTTAATAGGCTTTACAATAGGAATACGACCTCAAATATTTATATTGATAATCATATTATTTAGTATTATTCAATATTGGAAAAAAAATCTTTCATCAAATATCTATTCAATTATTTTATTTATATTTGGATGCATTACATGGTTTATTCCAGCATCGATATTGAATGGGGGAGTAATAGAATACCTAACTCTTACAAGATCACAGATTGATGCTGTAGATAGATTTAATTATACATTTGTACAATTTGAAAAATTTATAAACCTAATGTTAGATGGATGGACACAAATAATAATATTTTTTATAATTTTAACTACTATAGCAATATGTTTACTAATAATCGAAAAAATGGGAAAAGTAAATTTAAAAAATATCAATAAGCCATTAACAATATTATTTATATGGTTATTAATTGGAGTGTTTTTTATTATTTCGCTTTATACATTATACATAACAAGATATTTACTACCAATTTTTGTACCATTATCAATTATAATTTCATATTCTATAAAATATATTGGTGATAAATTTTCAAATAAAAAATTAAAGATAATATATTATTCAATTGTGTGTGTATGCATAGTAATAATGTTGATACAATCGATATCGATTGTATCAAGTATATCCCATATTGCTCCTGCACCAGTACAAGCTGCTACATATATTGAAGAAAATTATAATCATAATGATACCATTATAATTGCCAGAGATTCTTATAGGCATTTTCAATATTACTTACCAAATTTTACTACTAAAATGTACGTTTCAAATGTAAAATTAACAGATGAAACGCAAATTACAAAAATTATTAGCGAAAGTCCACTGTCGTTCGAAAATTCTGTAAAAATTAATGAATTTTATAGATCTGACAATATTTATCAAAAACATTCTAAAGTAAATTTGTATGAAGAGGAACTATATAATAGAATCATAGCCGACATAGGAGTGCATGATCTTGAAATGTGGGGGGAAACACCTACCAGATGGATTACTGAAAATGCAACTTTCATTTATATATCTAAAAATATTGAAGAAACTAATATAACTTTTAATGTAAAACCATTTCGAACAAACAAATCATTGATAGTATTCATTAATAATCAAATAGTATTCAATGATAATATTAAAAATTATGAGAAAATTACTATACCAATACATATTGATAAAGGTGTAAATAAAATTATATTTTATTGTCCTGATAAAAGCCAACGTCCATGTGATATACCAGAACTAAAAAGTAATGATAATAGATATTTATGTTTTTACATTCAAAATATTTATATAGATGGTTAAAAATATTTATTTTAAATATTTTTTAATGAGAAAAGTAAATCTAACATACAAGTTATTAAGTTATTTTAAATAATTATCTTATTTTTATATCGTTTTTAATATTACCAGTAATCATTCTTTTAATTTTATTAGACAATAAAATTTTCATACCAATCCCAATAAAAAAGATAATAAAATTCGGTATCATTATCTAAAAGAAAATTTAAATTATTATTAAAAGTACCTAATGGATCAAACTTTTAGAATATATTGGAAACAGAAACCCCAAAATCATATAATTTTATTCAATATTGATTTTTCAAATTCTGTTAGTATTAACATTAATTCATTATCAGTGTTGAAAGTAATATCATTAGAATTTAATTGCTCTTCTAATCCCCCAACATTTCTGCATATAACCGGTTTATTATACAATTTTGCTCTGGCTAAAACACTAGAGCTCCATATCTCCTTATACGGAATTAAAATTATATCCGAAGCATTAATCCATTCATCAAACTCTTTATCACTAACAAATGAATCAACTAATTTAACATTATTTGACGATTCTACAATATTTTTTAATTTATACCAATATCTAAGATAAGGTTCTTCTTTTATCCTTACGGATCCCACAATATATAGAAGTAGATTATTATTTTCTAGTTTTTTAAAGCAATTTGCTGCTACATCAAAACCTTTATGCTCTTGAATAAACCCGATACATAAAAAAATTATTTTATCACTTGGTAAGCCAAATTTGTTCCTACACTCAGATTTTGATAAATTTGTATATTTTATAAAATATTTAGAATGGTCAATTAAATGGTATTTTCCGTCTTGTAATTTAAAATAATGACTTATAAAAGTATCAATTTCTTTTTGAGTATGGAATAAAATATTGGGACAAAGCCCCCATTTCAAACATTCTAAAAATTTATAGAAACCTTTTTTATCATAGGAGATTTCGTGTGCTATAACTTCAATCTTACGTCCATACCTTATAAATAAATAATAAAATGAAAGATATGTTAAAATGTTACTTATTAGATTTTTACTTGAATCATGATAGAAAGATTCATGATATTGTATTATTGTTTTATCACAATTATTAATATATTTACTCAAACCAAGGAGTTTTCGTCCGCCTTTAAGGTCCATGTATAAACCATCTTCGGCCTTGTTCAATGAAATAATATCGACCAATTCGCCATCTTTTTTTATATTTTGAACCATCTGGTAAGCATATTTACCTATACCACATTTTTTGGGTGGATATGTAGATACCATTAAGTATCTCAATTTATTTCCCCCTGAGAGATTTACCTATCAAATTACCGAGATTAATAGACAATTTATTCCAGTCATATTCACTTTCCGCAGTATTTCTTGCACATTTTGACATTTCAGTAAGAATATTTTTATCGTCTAAAAACAATTTAATGTATTTACGGAAATCGCTTAATTCACTCTCTATATAATTATTTTTATTATACAATCCTCTTGCCCCTATTTTCGTTGTGATTACGGGAAGACCTGCTGCAAAATAGTCAAGCATTTTAATATTAATTCCTGATCCTCTCACCATAGGATTTAATGCTATATCAGATGCAAGCATATATTTTTTTAAATCATCATTACTCACTAGCCCTGTTATCAAGACATTAGAGGGAATAGAAGTTTTATCCACACAATCTGACACTCCGCCTACTATGATAAATTGTATATCACCACATTCCTGAGCAAGTGTTTTTATAATAAATTCTGCTGCATCAACATTTGGTGCGTAATTACTGCCTACAAAAATCGCTGCAAAGTTATCGATTCCAAGTTCATTCTTTAGCTTGTTTTTTTCAATGTTAATATCATAATCCTTGACAAACGTACCATTTGGCAATATAAAAATTTTTTCGGGATCTACACCATAATTTAAAACGAACTTAGCCTTATCTTCATCCGAACACGCTAAAATAATATCTGCCTGCTTACATAGATTGCTTTCCACAAAACGAACATATTCAACTATACATTTTCCAAATCCGTTTTTAGGAAATAATTGTTCCCTGAGCCCATACTCATAATTATGACTATCATATATGAGTAATTTATCTTTTATATCATCATAGATTACTGAATATATCCATGGATGACTGACAATAATAACTTCATTTTTTATTAATTCTTTTTTTACACGATTAACATATTCATCTGAAGCAAAAATAAGAAAAGGTGATAATACATCAATGGTAACATTTTGAGGGACCAATTTATTCAAATATGAATTAATATCAAAATGTGTCTTAGAAAATGGTACATCGATTTCATTTAGGTTATCCGATATCTTGATTTCGCGATGTTGTTCTCCTGACCAATCATATGAACCTATATAAGTAACTTGAAAATTTCGTGGAAAATTTGAATATAGGCCTTTTAATCTCAGTCTACCGCCACCTATAGCTGGCTCTATAGGTTGCATATCAAGTACTAAGGTATTTATTTTGGGAGTTCTTTCACTGGGATCTATATTAATACCATCAAGCATATCATTAGTTACATTGTCCCAAGTGATATGACGTACTGCATCATATCCATTGATGCCCATATTAGCTGCTTCGTCAGGATTTTCAATAAAAAAATTTATTTTTTCGGCAATTTTTATTGGGTCGGGTTCAACAATAAAACCACTTACACCATCCTTTACTATATAAGTTGGCTCTCCAGAGTCATGGCAAGTAATAACAGGTTTCTTTGCTCTAAAAGCTTCAATAGTAATATACCCAAAATCTTCTTTCTTGGTTACAAATGGTATGACAATAGAACGAGAGTACAGATCAATTAGTTCATTATCTGAAACTGGCCCCAAAAATTCAATTCGATTCTCTAATCCGAGATCACGAGTTAACTTTTTTAAATTTTTTTCGTCCTCACCTTTTCCTGCTAGGAGTAATTTGACACCATTTTTAACATATTTCATAGATTTAATAACGAGATCAATCCGCTTCCACCTATGAAGCCTCCCTGGCAAGAAGATAAATTCGCCTTTTTTTGGTTCGCTAAATCCAGATAATAAGGTATCCGGATAAATTAATTTAAAGTCAATATTATTCCAGAACTGATCGGCATTTCTAAGTCGCTCTTCTACTGTATGACCTATTGTGCAATGCTTCTTTATTCTGGATGGATCGAGACCATATTTATCAAATGCATATATTAATTCACGTTGTTTTATTTTATCCAATCCTAGAGATATTTCATCAAACATATCATAAAAGACTCTTATTGTATGAAGTAGGTAAGAAATATGATTCCTATGACGAACCATGTAAGTCGGAGCCTTGGTAGAAATAACCACATCATAATCATCTAGGTCTAAGTAATAACAATAACAATATGCCTGTACAATTGATTCAAATGTAGATTCATCAACAAGAACTTTTACATGATTGACATTGTGACCTTTAGTTATTAAAGCTTTAATAAGCCCATCATATAATCCCTCTGCACCGCCTCTTTCGCCTTTTACTGATTGAGGTGTAACTACAGCGATATTCATCATGACGCCCAACTCAATTTTTATTTTTATAAATAATTGCAATATATAATATTTATATCAACTTCTTTCTTTGGTTATAATGCATCCAATATGTAATTTTTCTTTATAATAATCAAGATGAAGAATTCTAAAACCTGCATCCTTTAGGATTGTTTCCCATTCTTCAACAGTCATTTTTCTCTCGTTACCATATTCCCTATATGGCCAATGTACTGAAGGTACAGAGAATGCAACATATTTAGCGATAGTTAATTGTTTTGATAATAGCTCTATCAAAGAATTATTATCAAAATGCTCCATAGTACCTTGTGAAAAAGCGATGTCAAATTGTTCTTCTTTAAAAATATCCAGATCAAACGCATCGATCATAACGAATTTTGCAAAGCCACCTAACTTTTTAGAAGTTTCTATAGCTCTTTTTACTATTAATGGGTCATTATCAATCCCTATACAACTATATGCATACCTAGAAAAATATATTGAGAATGAGGCTGTACCAAGGCCAATCTCTATAAGCTTGGGAACATTATCGCCAGCGCTCATACATGAAAAATGTTTAATCAGTTCAACGAACTCCATATGATGTTCAATAATTCCCTTTAAGTCATCTTCAGTGATATTTTTATTATAAAATTTAGACCAATTAGTCATTTCCGGTTCATTAATGTTACACATTTTTTCTTCTAGTATCTGAATCCTACCCATTAAATCACTAGACTCGAATGACGAAATACGATCTTCAAAATGACCAGATTCTAATTTATTTAATCTTTCGCAGATATCACTTGACTTTAATGTAGATATATGCCCATTAATGGCCATAAGAATCCTGATGATTTCATAATTAAAGTTATTTTGTTTTTCTATTATCGGATCGATGTATCTCCTAACTTCATCATTTACCATTTGTCGACCTTTAACAATCACAGGTCCTAGGACTTTTCTATGCGATGTTATAGAATAATTATAATTATTTATATCCTTGTTATAATTTAATATGGATAAATCTATATCGAAGAGATTAACTTTAGTCCCTAAGGAATTATCAATAAACTTTATTTCATTATCATCAACAAACTTATTTATTCTGTTTTGCACTAATTTATTATTTATATCAGCCATAATTGACTCAACGTCAATATCATTACTTTTAATAAGTGTATTACTCAACAAAATTGAATCCAGAGATTGGCCGATTTGTTTTTTATTACCTGAATTATCACCCATTTAATGTCCTCCTTGCTCAATCTCATAATCAAAATTAATCCTAATAAAACCTATATCATCAGAATTATTGATAACATTGAAAAAGTACTTTTTACTATGCCAATCATACGTAATTTTATAATCTTTAGATTGGCATGATACAGATACAAAATATTTTCCCTGTAATAATGGTAATTCTTTAATTAATATCCTTATCTCACCATCACCGTTTATTGAGTCAATTTTAATATTCTTAAATTTAGTGTTAGAACCGAAACATTGATTCCCTCTCTCATCAAATATTTCAAATCCGAATATTGGTTCGGATACAAGTTCTTTAGATGTAAATCTGCCAATTATTGTCATTGGATCCCCGGAGAAAAATGAATCGCCCTCGTTCCCATTTTTATCTAAAAATTTTATGTCCAATATTTCTATTTTTTTATTGCCCCATCTGAAGTTAGCCATAGATCGATATTTTTCAACAAAATCAATTGAATCTTCTATTGACTCTTCAGATCCGGTCGTTTTAGATTCATTACTTGGTTTATTTAGGATAACTTCTTGATGTTCATTATTTTCAATTGTACTTATAAAAATATCATCTTGTTTTGAATCCACCCTATATACGTATCTATCAATTACATCTGCGGTTTTTCCAAAAGCTACAACTTCGCTATTCCTTAATAATATAGTCTTATCACAAAACCTTCTTACTGCATTAAGGTCATGTGATACAAAAAGCATAGTAATTCCTTCATTTCTATATTCCCTGAAGATGTCAAGACATTTTTGTTGAAATTCCATGTCACCAACTGCTAGTACTTCATCTACTAGCAATATTTCGGGTTTTACTTGTATTGCTGTAGCGAATGCCAATCTCACCTGCATTCCGGATGAAAAGTTCTTCAACTTTGTATCTTTGAATTTAGTTAATCCTGCAAATTCCAGCACATAATCCATATTTCTGTTGATCTCTTTTTTCGAAAGCCCCATTATAGTACTATAAACTTCAATATTTTCTTTAGCAGTAAGATCAGGCTGAAATCCTACACCGAGTTCTAAAAAAGGCGTTATTTTACCATTAACCTCAACACTTCCTTTTGTCGGTCGTAATATGCCGGAAATTATCTTAAGCAATGTGCTTTTTCCACTACCATTATCCCCAATTATACCTATAGAGTCCCCTTTCTCTACAGTAAAGCTGACATCATTTAATGCAATGAATTTTTCATATGTCGAAGGACTAAAAAAGCCTTTTATATTCTCAAATAGCGTCGTCCTTCTCTCATGAGGTATTATAAACTCCTTTGTGACATTATTAACTATAATAGCCGGCTTATCTTCTGGCTTTACTTTTTTAATATTTAATTCTTGTACCTCAAGCATAGTATCCCCTATACTTCTTCTGCAAATTTTGGCTCTAATTTACTAAATACTATCCAGCCGAACGCCAACGCTAATAATGATATGGATATAATGTAAGCCACATTTTGAGCGACCGGCAACGCATCATATATTAAAACGCCCCTTAGCATTTCCATTATTACGCCCATCGGATTATACTTTAATAGTTCCACAAAAGGAACTCCTTGAAGCATGCTCAGCGAATATATGATAGGGGTCAGGAAGAAACCTGCCTGCATCACGACTCCCCATATCCATTGCACGTCCCTGTACCTTACGTTCAGCGAAGCGATCCCCAGTGAAATGCCAAGGACGAATATAAACTCTACAGCCATAACTGCCGGGAACAGGATCGCCGTCAACGTTGGCAATAATCCGAAGACGATCATGAACGCCCCGAATACTACAAATTCCAGTGCGGTCATCATAAGCGCGGTAAGACATGCACTTATTACCAGGACCTCTCTGGGGAAATAGATCTTTTTGACAAGATTAGGCTTTCCGACGATGCTGCCCAGGCTCATGTTCGTAGCCTTATCCATGAATCCCCATGATATGATACCAAGCAGCAGAAAAAGCGGATAGTGGTCAATAGACCTGTTCGCAAAAATGCTGCTGAACACTATGTACAATACAAGCAGCATCAGCAAAGGCTGTAACAGGGACCAGACGATGCCGAGCACGGAGTTCTTATATCTTAATTTCAGGTCCGTAACGGCCATCTTTTTTATTAAGCCCCGATATTCCCACAGATTGGACATTGTGATACCTTTCTATTATTTAAGCGATTAAATTATTTGAACTATGATAGCCTGATACTCATAAGACCGTCGATAGTCGATATATATTTTTTCCTGACGGCATCCGGCGAGTAATTGTCCCCTACATAGGCGATGCCGCAAACGCTCATCTTTTTCCTGGCCTCTTCATTATTTAGGACTGCATCTATCGCATTTGCGAACTCTTCATATGAGCCGTAGCTTACGCCTGCGCCGCTCCTATCGCAATGACCTTTTAGCACTTCGCACTGGCCGTTAGCGATCACGGGAGTTCCGCACAGCATCGACTCGAGCACAGAGTATGAAAAGCTCTCGTAGAGAGAAGGATTTACCACAGCGCTCGCCGCCTTTATTGCACCGCTCTTAT
The nucleotide sequence above comes from Methanooceanicella nereidis. Encoded proteins:
- a CDS encoding ABC transporter permease; translated protein: MAVTDLKLRYKNSVLGIVWSLLQPLLMLLVLYIVFSSIFANRSIDHYPLFLLLGIISWGFMDKATNMSLGSIVGKPNLVKKIYFPREVLVISACLTALMMTALEFVVFGAFMIVFGLLPTLTAILFPAVMAVEFIFVLGISLGIASLNVRYRDVQWIWGVVMQAGFFLTPIIYSLSMLQGVPFVELLKYNPMGVIMEMLRGVLIYDALPVAQNVAYIISISLLALAFGWIVFSKLEPKFAEEV